A genomic window from Pocillopora verrucosa isolate sample1 chromosome 7, ASM3666991v2, whole genome shotgun sequence includes:
- the LOC131796293 gene encoding uncharacterized protein, with amino-acid sequence MEPYCVSINLYTRADGKGNYKCELNNATHEGHEEKLIDQKMYSYHAAESNCVQNPCNNNATCQSGFTTKGYRCLCIAGFEGPICEREINECVRGLHKCSSDAFCNNTKGSYNCTCKHGFTGNGRECRDIDECVVRSHSCSPDAYCNNTKGSYNCTCKPGFTGSGRECKDINECLSTLHTCSPHAFCNNTKGSYSCTCKHGLAGNGRECEGANSCKEIHDIMSGVVTLLVDSKPLSVFCHMRNFGCGDGGWTPVMKINGNETTFDYDSQYWSNYDEYNLPGGETGFDKQETKLPTYWNTSFSKICLGMKIGEQLKFIVINKQADSLHSLIADEQYRNTSLGRDEWKKLIGSEASLQKNCNMEGFNAFSTWSNRSRVRIGIVSNNENDCHSCNSLIGFGTGSHPNHGKSCGNQADESSPDNGWKSIKAMGYILVQ; translated from the exons ATGGAGCCCTACTGCGTCAGCATTAATCTTTATACACGGGCAGATGGAAAAGGAAACTATAAATGTGAACTGAACAATGCTACTCATGAAGGACACGAAGAAAAGTTGATAGACCAAaaaatgtattcttatcacGCAGCTGAG AGCAATTGTGTTCAAAATCCATGTAACAACAATGCTACTTGTCAAAGTGGATTTACTACGAAAGGTTATCGGTGTCTGTGTATCGCTGGATTTGAGGGTCCAATTTGCGAAAGAG aaATTAATGAATGTGTTCGTGGACTACACAAATGCAGCTCTGATGCGTTTTGCAACAATACTAAAGGTTCATATAATTGCACATGCAAACATGGATTCACGGGAAATGGACGAGAATGTAGAG ACATCGATGAGTGTGTCGTAAGGTCACACTCTTGCAGCCCTGATGCCTATTGCAACAATACCAAGGGGTcttacaactgtacatgtaaacctgGATTCACTGGGAGTGGAAGAGAATGCAAGG ATATCAACGAGTGTCTTAGCACGCTACACACCTGCAGTCCTCACGCATTTTGCAATAACACCAAAGGGTCATACAGTTGCACATGTAAACATGGACTCGCTGGAAATGGACGAGAATGTGAAG GAGCTAACTCgtgtaaagaaattcatgacat TATGAGTGGTGTGGTTACCCTTCTTGTTGACTCGAAACCATTGTCCGTTTTTTGTCACATGAGAAATTTTGGGtgtggagatggaggatggacgccagTCATGAAGATTAACGGAAATGAG ACCACCTTCGATTATGACTCGCAGTATTGGAGCAATTACGATGAATACAACCTCCCCGGTGGAGAGACTGGGTTTGACAAACAGGAAACAAAGCTACCCACCTACTGGAACACCTCCTTCTCCAAAATATGTCTCGGAATGAAGATCGGCGAACAGCTCaagttcattgtcatcaacaagCAAGCTGACTCTCTGcactcactgatcgctgatgaGCAATACCGTAACACCTCACTGGGTCGTGACGAGTGGAAAAAGTTGATTGGCAGCGAGGCCTCATTACAGAAAAACTGCAACATGGAAGGATTCAATGCCTTTAGTACTTGGAGTAATCGTTCTAGAGTCAGAATTGGTATTGTTAGCAATAACGAGAACGACTGCCACTCGTGCAACTCTTTGATTGGATTTGGTACAGGAAGCCACCCTAATCATGGAAAATCTTGCGGAAACCAGGCCGACGAGTCAAGTCCAGATAATGGATGGAAGAGTATTAAAGCCATGGGGTACATATTAGTGCAATAA
- the LOC136282522 gene encoding uncharacterized protein, whose translation MGSPVSAVIATLYMERFEEQAITTSSYGPRIWECYVDDTFTILDRENLDDFLQHLNNQQPSIRLTMETEKDKKLAFLDTAVLREPDGRLTISKLAKTGKPNNSAEPAYEFKATAVLLYVKGLSEQLRRCLQQQGVRTVFKSETTLRSPLARPKDAVDPAKQDGVVYRIPCECGKVYIGETGRPMQDRIKAYDRDIRLSGTK comes from the exons ATGGGGAGTCCGGTTTCCGCTGTTATTGCTACCCTCTACATGGAGAGGTTCGAAGAACAGGCGATAACTACATCATCCTACGGGCCTAGGATTTGGGAATGTTACGTGGACGATACCTTTACCATCCTGGATCGCGAAAACTTGGATGATTTTTTACAGCATCTAAACAACCAGCAACCTTCCATCCGCCTCAccatggagacagagaaagacaaaaaactCGCCTTCCTAGACACCGCAGTTTTAAGAGAGCCTGACGGCCGCCTCACCATCAgc AAACTTGccaagaccggaaaaccaaacaacagtgctgAACCCGCCTacgagttcaaagctactgcggttttactttatgtcaaaggtctgtctgaacagcttcgccgttgcctacaacaacaaggcgtacgcaCTGTTTTCAAatcggagactacgctaagatccCCGTTAGCACGACCAAAAGAtgctgtcgacccggctaaacaagatggcgtagtttacaggattccctgtgaatgcggcaaggtgtacattggagagactggaagacccaTGCAAGACAGGATTAAGGCGtacgatcgagacattcgactctctggaacgaagtaa
- the LOC136282523 gene encoding uncharacterized protein — MLNNVCRSSQYSRKTKLKIYQSCVMSALLYGSECWRMIESDITKPSVFHTKNLRRILQIFWPDTIFNQQLLARCNQDSMETIIIGWRWRWIGHVMRREQVSLHWTPEGKCKRGRPRNTWRRTVEAELYVPHCIMGMSECVINL, encoded by the coding sequence ATGCTCAACAATGTGTGTAGGTCATCTCAGTACAGCAGAAAGACCAAGCTGAAGATCTACCAAAGCTGTGTGATGTCAGCCCTACTATACGGCTCTGAATGCTGGAGGATGATAGAGAGCGACATCACTAAGCCGTCAGTCTTCCACACAAAGAACCTCAGGAGAATCCTGCAAATCTTTTGGCCTGACACCATCTTCAACCAACAGTTACTCGCCCGCTGCAATCAAGATAGCATGGAGACCATCATCATAGGATGGCGATGGAGATGGATTGGGCACGTCATGAGGAGAGAGCAGGTGTCCCTTCACTGGACACCTGAAGGAAAGTGCAAGAGGGGAAGACCAAGAAACACCTGGCGCCGAACTGTGGAGGCAGAGCTCTACGTGCCACACTGCATAATGGGCATGAGTGAGTGTGTGATCAACCTGTAA